The proteins below come from a single Melospiza georgiana isolate bMelGeo1 chromosome 4, bMelGeo1.pri, whole genome shotgun sequence genomic window:
- the LUC7L2 gene encoding putative RNA-binding protein Luc7-like 2 isoform X2 translates to MSAQAQMRAMLDQLMGTSRDGDTTRQRIKFSDDRVCKSHLLNCCPHDVLSGTRMDLGECLKVHDLALRADYEIASKDQDFFFELDAMDHLQSFIADCDRRTEVAKKRLAETQEEISAEVAAKAERVHELNEEIGKLLAKVEQLGADGNVEESQKVMDEVEKARVKKREAEEVYRNSMPASSFQQQKLRVCEVCSAYLGLHDNDRRLADHFGGKLHLGFIEIREKLEELRRIVADKQEKRNQERLKRREEREREEREKLRRSRSRDRRRHRSRSASRERKRRTRSKSREKRHRHRSRSASRSRSRSHHRSRHSSRERSRERSSKKRSSKERSSRDKERSRDRDRTSRDKDRSSRERSPRDFKDKKRSYESANGRSEEPRSSEEREAGEI, encoded by the exons ATGTCGGCGCAGGCCCAGATGCGCGCCATGCTGGACCAGCTCATGGGCACGTCCCGGGACG GCGACACCACCCGTCAGCGGATCAAATTCAGTGATGACCGAGTGTGCAAGAGCCACCTTCTCAACTGCTGCCCTCATGATGTGCTCTCTGGAACT AGAATGGACCTTGGAGAATGCCTGAAAGTGCATGATCTGGCATTAAGGGCAGACTATGAAATAGCATCCAAAGATCAAGATTTCTTCTTTGAGCTTGAT GCAATGGACCACCTGCAGTCATTTATTGCAGACTGCGACCGGCGGACAGAAGTGGCCAAGAAAAGACTAGCAGAAACCCAGGAAGAGATCAGTGCTGAAGTTGCAGCTAAA GCTGAAAGAGTTCATGAATTGAATGAAGAAATTGGGAAACTGTTGGCCAAAGTAGAACAGCTTGGAGCTGATGGGAATGTGGAAGAATCTCAAAAAGTAATGGATGAAGTGGAGAAGGCTCGGGTAAAGAAGAGAGAAGCAGAA GAAGTATACAGGAATTCTATGCCTGCCTCCAGctttcagcagcagaagctACGGGTTTGTGAAGTGTGCTCGGCTTACCTTGGTCTTCATGATAATGACCGACGACTTGCTGATCACTTTGGAGGAAAACTACATTTGGGATTTATTGAAATAAGAGAGAAGCTTGAGGAACTCAGG AGGATTGTGGCTGATAAACAGGAGAAACGAAATCAGGAACGTCTGAAACgtagagaggagagggaaagagaagaaagggagaaacTAAGGAG GTCGAGGTCCCGGGACCGCCGCAGACACCGCTCTCGCTCGGCCTCGCGGGAACGCAAGCGACGGACTCGATCCAAATCCCGTGAGAAACGGCACCGCCACAGGTCCCGCTCCGCCAGCCGCAGCCGGAGCCGCAGCCACCATAGaagcaggcacagctccagggagaggaGCCGAGAGCGCAGCTCCAAAAAGAG ATCCTCTAAAGAAAGATCTTCCAGAGACAAAGAGCGTTCGAGAGATCGCGATCGAACATCCCGTGACAAAGACAGAAGCTCGAGGGAGAGGTCGCCGCGGGATTTCAAAGACAAGAAACGTTCGTACGAAAGCGCTAACGGCCGCTCGGAAGAGCCGAGGAGCTCAGAGGAGCGTGAAGCAGGGGAGATATAA
- the LUC7L2 gene encoding putative RNA-binding protein Luc7-like 2 isoform X1 yields the protein MSAQAQMRAMLDQLMGTSRDGDTTRQRIKFSDDRVCKSHLLNCCPHDVLSGTRMDLGECLKVHDLALRADYEIASKDQDFFFELDAMDHLQSFIADCDRRTEVAKKRLAETQEEISAEVAAKAERVHELNEEIGKLLAKVEQLGADGNVEESQKVMDEVEKARVKKREAEEVYRNSMPASSFQQQKLRVCEVCSAYLGLHDNDRRLADHFGGKLHLGFIEIREKLEELRRIVADKQEKRNQERLKRREEREREEREKLRRSRSHSKHAKRSRSRDRRRHRSRSASRERKRRTRSKSREKRHRHRSRSASRSRSRSHHRSRHSSRERSRERSSKKRSSKERSSRDKERSRDRDRTSRDKDRSSRERSPRDFKDKKRSYESANGRSEEPRSSEEREAGEI from the exons ATGTCGGCGCAGGCCCAGATGCGCGCCATGCTGGACCAGCTCATGGGCACGTCCCGGGACG GCGACACCACCCGTCAGCGGATCAAATTCAGTGATGACCGAGTGTGCAAGAGCCACCTTCTCAACTGCTGCCCTCATGATGTGCTCTCTGGAACT AGAATGGACCTTGGAGAATGCCTGAAAGTGCATGATCTGGCATTAAGGGCAGACTATGAAATAGCATCCAAAGATCAAGATTTCTTCTTTGAGCTTGAT GCAATGGACCACCTGCAGTCATTTATTGCAGACTGCGACCGGCGGACAGAAGTGGCCAAGAAAAGACTAGCAGAAACCCAGGAAGAGATCAGTGCTGAAGTTGCAGCTAAA GCTGAAAGAGTTCATGAATTGAATGAAGAAATTGGGAAACTGTTGGCCAAAGTAGAACAGCTTGGAGCTGATGGGAATGTGGAAGAATCTCAAAAAGTAATGGATGAAGTGGAGAAGGCTCGGGTAAAGAAGAGAGAAGCAGAA GAAGTATACAGGAATTCTATGCCTGCCTCCAGctttcagcagcagaagctACGGGTTTGTGAAGTGTGCTCGGCTTACCTTGGTCTTCATGATAATGACCGACGACTTGCTGATCACTTTGGAGGAAAACTACATTTGGGATTTATTGAAATAAGAGAGAAGCTTGAGGAACTCAGG AGGATTGTGGCTGATAAACAGGAGAAACGAAATCAGGAACGTCTGAAACgtagagaggagagggaaagagaagaaagggagaaacTAAGGAG gTCCAGATCCCACAGCAAGCATGCCAAAAG GTCGAGGTCCCGGGACCGCCGCAGACACCGCTCTCGCTCGGCCTCGCGGGAACGCAAGCGACGGACTCGATCCAAATCCCGTGAGAAACGGCACCGCCACAGGTCCCGCTCCGCCAGCCGCAGCCGGAGCCGCAGCCACCATAGaagcaggcacagctccagggagaggaGCCGAGAGCGCAGCTCCAAAAAGAG ATCCTCTAAAGAAAGATCTTCCAGAGACAAAGAGCGTTCGAGAGATCGCGATCGAACATCCCGTGACAAAGACAGAAGCTCGAGGGAGAGGTCGCCGCGGGATTTCAAAGACAAGAAACGTTCGTACGAAAGCGCTAACGGCCGCTCGGAAGAGCCGAGGAGCTCAGAGGAGCGTGAAGCAGGGGAGATATAA
- the LUC7L2 gene encoding putative RNA-binding protein Luc7-like 2 isoform X4, whose product MDLGECLKVHDLALRADYEIASKDQDFFFELDAMDHLQSFIADCDRRTEVAKKRLAETQEEISAEVAAKAERVHELNEEIGKLLAKVEQLGADGNVEESQKVMDEVEKARVKKREAEEVYRNSMPASSFQQQKLRVCEVCSAYLGLHDNDRRLADHFGGKLHLGFIEIREKLEELRRIVADKQEKRNQERLKRREEREREEREKLRRSRSHSKHAKRSRSRDRRRHRSRSASRERKRRTRSKSREKRHRHRSRSASRSRSRSHHRSRHSSRERSRERSSKKRSSKERSSRDKERSRDRDRTSRDKDRSSRERSPRDFKDKKRSYESANGRSEEPRSSEEREAGEI is encoded by the exons ATGGACCTTGGAGAATGCCTGAAAGTGCATGATCTGGCATTAAGGGCAGACTATGAAATAGCATCCAAAGATCAAGATTTCTTCTTTGAGCTTGAT GCAATGGACCACCTGCAGTCATTTATTGCAGACTGCGACCGGCGGACAGAAGTGGCCAAGAAAAGACTAGCAGAAACCCAGGAAGAGATCAGTGCTGAAGTTGCAGCTAAA GCTGAAAGAGTTCATGAATTGAATGAAGAAATTGGGAAACTGTTGGCCAAAGTAGAACAGCTTGGAGCTGATGGGAATGTGGAAGAATCTCAAAAAGTAATGGATGAAGTGGAGAAGGCTCGGGTAAAGAAGAGAGAAGCAGAA GAAGTATACAGGAATTCTATGCCTGCCTCCAGctttcagcagcagaagctACGGGTTTGTGAAGTGTGCTCGGCTTACCTTGGTCTTCATGATAATGACCGACGACTTGCTGATCACTTTGGAGGAAAACTACATTTGGGATTTATTGAAATAAGAGAGAAGCTTGAGGAACTCAGG AGGATTGTGGCTGATAAACAGGAGAAACGAAATCAGGAACGTCTGAAACgtagagaggagagggaaagagaagaaagggagaaacTAAGGAG gTCCAGATCCCACAGCAAGCATGCCAAAAG GTCGAGGTCCCGGGACCGCCGCAGACACCGCTCTCGCTCGGCCTCGCGGGAACGCAAGCGACGGACTCGATCCAAATCCCGTGAGAAACGGCACCGCCACAGGTCCCGCTCCGCCAGCCGCAGCCGGAGCCGCAGCCACCATAGaagcaggcacagctccagggagaggaGCCGAGAGCGCAGCTCCAAAAAGAG ATCCTCTAAAGAAAGATCTTCCAGAGACAAAGAGCGTTCGAGAGATCGCGATCGAACATCCCGTGACAAAGACAGAAGCTCGAGGGAGAGGTCGCCGCGGGATTTCAAAGACAAGAAACGTTCGTACGAAAGCGCTAACGGCCGCTCGGAAGAGCCGAGGAGCTCAGAGGAGCGTGAAGCAGGGGAGATATAA
- the LUC7L2 gene encoding putative RNA-binding protein Luc7-like 2 isoform X3, whose product MSAQAQMRAMLDQLMGTSRDGDTTRQRIKFSDDRVCKSHLLNCCPHDVLSGTRMDLGECLKVHDLALRADYEIASKDQDFFFELDAMDHLQSFIADCDRRTEVAKKRLAETQEEISAEVAAKAERVHELNEEIGKLLAKVEQLGADGNVEESQKVMDEVEKARVKKREAEEVYRNSMPASSFQQQKLRVCEVCSAYLGLHDNDRRLADHFGGKLHLGFIEIREKLEELRRIVADKQEKRNQERLKRREEREREEREKLRRSRSRDRRRHRSRSASRERKRRTRSKSREKRHRHRSRSASRSRSRSHHRSRHSSRERSRERSSKKR is encoded by the exons ATGTCGGCGCAGGCCCAGATGCGCGCCATGCTGGACCAGCTCATGGGCACGTCCCGGGACG GCGACACCACCCGTCAGCGGATCAAATTCAGTGATGACCGAGTGTGCAAGAGCCACCTTCTCAACTGCTGCCCTCATGATGTGCTCTCTGGAACT AGAATGGACCTTGGAGAATGCCTGAAAGTGCATGATCTGGCATTAAGGGCAGACTATGAAATAGCATCCAAAGATCAAGATTTCTTCTTTGAGCTTGAT GCAATGGACCACCTGCAGTCATTTATTGCAGACTGCGACCGGCGGACAGAAGTGGCCAAGAAAAGACTAGCAGAAACCCAGGAAGAGATCAGTGCTGAAGTTGCAGCTAAA GCTGAAAGAGTTCATGAATTGAATGAAGAAATTGGGAAACTGTTGGCCAAAGTAGAACAGCTTGGAGCTGATGGGAATGTGGAAGAATCTCAAAAAGTAATGGATGAAGTGGAGAAGGCTCGGGTAAAGAAGAGAGAAGCAGAA GAAGTATACAGGAATTCTATGCCTGCCTCCAGctttcagcagcagaagctACGGGTTTGTGAAGTGTGCTCGGCTTACCTTGGTCTTCATGATAATGACCGACGACTTGCTGATCACTTTGGAGGAAAACTACATTTGGGATTTATTGAAATAAGAGAGAAGCTTGAGGAACTCAGG AGGATTGTGGCTGATAAACAGGAGAAACGAAATCAGGAACGTCTGAAACgtagagaggagagggaaagagaagaaagggagaaacTAAGGAG GTCGAGGTCCCGGGACCGCCGCAGACACCGCTCTCGCTCGGCCTCGCGGGAACGCAAGCGACGGACTCGATCCAAATCCCGTGAGAAACGGCACCGCCACAGGTCCCGCTCCGCCAGCCGCAGCCGGAGCCGCAGCCACCATAGaagcaggcacagctccagggagaggaGCCGAGAGCGCAGCTCCAAAAAGAGGTGA
- the FMC1 gene encoding protein FMC1 homolog codes for MAALGAPLRTLRALLRELRHAAGRSYRDSPAYRHVLAGFRAHRVTSEKLCRAQQELHFQAATYLCLLRSVREHEALHREYHGRGERSPQEVAGLVGFRLPQQPGGKG; via the exons ATGGCGGCGCTGGGAGCCCCGCTGCGCACCCTGCGCGCGCTCCTGCGCGAGCTGCGCCACGCCGCCGGCCGCTCCTATCGCGACAGCCCCGCCTATCGGCACGTGCTCGCGGGCTTCCGCGCGCACCGG GTGACCAGCGAGAAGCTGTGCCgggcccagcaggagctgcacttcCAGGCCGCCACCTACCTGTGCCTGCTGCGCAGCGTCCGGGAGCACGAGGCCCTGCACCGCGAGTACCACGGCAGGGGAGAGCGCTCGCCGCAGGAGGTCGCCGGGCTCGTGGGCTTCAGACTGCCGCAGCAGCCgggagggaagggctga